One window from the genome of Polynucleobacter sp. MWH-Svant-W18 encodes:
- a CDS encoding glycerate kinase → MQQSPYTVSTEAILKKAFAAAVAVADPQLIVPQHLAKIFPPGQEPKGKCLVVGAGKASASMASAVEAYANTHWPQVKIEGVVLTRYGHAAPTSKIQIVEAGHPVPDQAGMDGAKAIYALTNQLGQNDLLICLVSGGGSSLLTLPQEGISIEDMRKTTEALLRSGAPIEEMNVVRKHLSAILGGNLARVAIARGARVEALLISDVTGDAPADIASGPCAADYSTYLDAITILEKYHLGKNEIPSSVLSHLAQGLAGNKPETLKDIDLVNAQVANHVIATAYKSLEAAADYVLSQGYEPILLGDTITGEAQEVGVSQARLAREHLAKGLPKPVAIISGGECTVTIPQGVKGRGGRCSEYLLSLFAASVDMPDLAALAADTDGIDGSEKNAGAWFTSDIRKVSQNKGMEPDSFLEGHDCYGFFAELGALVETGPTLTNVNDFRIILLNK, encoded by the coding sequence ATGCAGCAATCTCCCTATACCGTATCGACAGAAGCAATTCTGAAAAAGGCCTTTGCTGCCGCAGTTGCTGTGGCTGATCCACAATTGATTGTTCCGCAACACTTGGCAAAAATATTCCCACCTGGCCAAGAACCAAAGGGAAAATGTTTAGTAGTCGGCGCTGGTAAAGCCAGTGCTTCAATGGCAAGCGCTGTAGAGGCCTATGCCAATACCCACTGGCCCCAAGTAAAAATTGAGGGGGTGGTATTAACGCGCTATGGCCATGCTGCTCCAACAAGCAAGATACAAATCGTAGAAGCAGGTCATCCTGTTCCAGATCAGGCGGGCATGGATGGAGCGAAAGCAATATACGCCTTAACTAATCAATTGGGGCAGAACGATCTTTTGATTTGCCTAGTTTCTGGTGGAGGGTCTAGCCTATTAACTTTGCCTCAAGAGGGTATCTCAATTGAGGATATGCGCAAGACTACTGAGGCACTTTTGCGCAGTGGTGCTCCGATTGAAGAAATGAATGTGGTGCGTAAGCACCTATCTGCTATTTTGGGTGGTAATTTAGCTCGGGTAGCGATTGCCCGTGGCGCCCGTGTTGAGGCTTTATTGATTTCTGATGTGACAGGTGACGCTCCTGCAGATATTGCTAGTGGACCGTGCGCTGCCGATTATTCGACCTACTTGGACGCAATAACTATTCTTGAAAAATACCATTTAGGGAAAAATGAAATTCCTTCCTCGGTACTGAGTCATCTTGCGCAAGGACTTGCAGGAAACAAGCCCGAAACACTTAAAGATATCGACTTAGTTAATGCTCAAGTGGCTAATCATGTGATCGCTACAGCCTATAAAAGTTTAGAGGCTGCTGCCGACTATGTTCTTAGTCAAGGTTATGAGCCTATCCTTTTAGGGGATACGATTACTGGCGAGGCTCAGGAAGTTGGTGTTTCACAAGCACGCTTGGCTCGAGAACATTTAGCAAAAGGGCTTCCGAAGCCGGTAGCCATTATTTCTGGTGGTGAGTGCACTGTAACGATACCCCAGGGAGTGAAAGGGCGAGGCGGTCGTTGCAGCGAATACCTTCTTTCGCTATTTGCTGCAAGCGTTGATATGCCGGATCTAGCAGCGCTGGCTGCGGATACTGATGGTATTGATGGTAGCGAAAAGAATGCAGGGGCCTGGTTTACAAGCGACATTCGTAAAGTAAGTCAGAACAAAGGAATGGAGCCTGATTCATTCTTAGAGGGCCATGATTGTTATGGTTTCTTTGCAGAATTGGGTGCTTTGGTGGAAACTGGCCCTACACTGACGAATGTGAATGATTTCCGTATCATCTTGCTGAATAAATAA
- a CDS encoding Tim44 domain-containing protein, producing the protein MNKHFFKAVLLSMILVFASIGQAEAGRLGGGRSFGRAPSAPMQRQAAPVQKPAQQAQPATPAPAPQAPAPSRFGGMGGILGGLAAGLGIGYLLSHFGLGEAASSLITGLLIAMLAGFVIMFVIRKLLPAMSGAGQNANVVNPAMQRSNLDQSPRQEPAFNPAANAFGGVSTEPEPFQSTLPPGFDEHTFLENAKQYFVTLQKAWDQGDLASLREFTTPEMFATIQQDLAGRIEACNQTDVVTINARLLGIETIDAHYYCSVQFGGMIREQQSAPASDFSEIWNLSKPVDGPGGWVLAGISQLV; encoded by the coding sequence ATGAATAAGCATTTTTTCAAAGCAGTTCTCTTAAGCATGATCTTGGTGTTTGCATCTATTGGTCAGGCTGAAGCGGGTCGTTTAGGTGGCGGCCGAAGCTTTGGGCGCGCCCCAAGTGCGCCAATGCAACGTCAAGCGGCTCCTGTTCAAAAACCAGCTCAACAAGCACAACCAGCTACTCCAGCCCCAGCTCCTCAAGCACCGGCACCCAGTCGCTTTGGTGGAATGGGCGGAATCTTAGGTGGTTTAGCTGCGGGTTTAGGTATTGGTTATTTGCTTTCTCACTTTGGCTTAGGTGAAGCTGCCTCATCACTCATTACCGGTTTATTGATTGCGATGTTGGCTGGCTTTGTGATTATGTTTGTGATCAGAAAATTGCTCCCAGCAATGTCAGGTGCTGGCCAGAATGCCAATGTAGTGAACCCTGCAATGCAACGAAGCAATCTTGATCAGTCACCAAGACAAGAGCCGGCATTTAATCCGGCAGCGAATGCCTTTGGTGGAGTCAGTACTGAGCCTGAGCCATTTCAGTCTACTTTGCCACCCGGTTTTGATGAGCATACGTTTCTTGAAAATGCGAAGCAGTATTTCGTTACCCTGCAAAAAGCTTGGGATCAAGGTGATTTAGCATCTTTGCGTGAATTTACGACGCCTGAAATGTTTGCCACCATTCAGCAAGATCTGGCGGGAAGAATTGAGGCTTGTAACCAGACTGATGTTGTGACAATCAATGCGCGACTTCTAGGTATTGAGACGATTGATGCTCACTACTACTGCAGCGTGCAGTTTGGCGGCATGATTCGTGAACAGCAAAGCGCCCCAGCAAGCGATTTCTCTGAAATCTGGAATTTGAGTAAGCCTGTTGACGGCCCTGGCGGCTGGGTACTGGCGGGTATCTCTCAGTTGGTTTAA
- a CDS encoding DUF502 domain-containing protein gives MKKYFIAGILVWAPLSITVWVIAWGLGLLDGVFGSVMHAIIVVLPQDAARDLQHFRDLPGVGILIVIAVILLTGLLAINFAGQWWLKVWDKFVNRIPIVRSIYSSVQQVSSTLFSGSGQAFSKALLIRYPHADSWAIAFQTGVPAREVTTKLGEDYVNVFLPTTPNPTSGFFMIVPRAQTIELEMSVEEALKHIVSMGSVPPNSSSGMTATQSPHHF, from the coding sequence ATGAAAAAATACTTTATTGCAGGCATCCTCGTTTGGGCACCATTGTCAATTACCGTTTGGGTAATTGCATGGGGCTTGGGCTTGCTCGACGGCGTATTTGGTTCAGTAATGCACGCCATTATTGTGGTTCTTCCGCAAGACGCTGCGCGAGACCTCCAGCATTTCCGAGATCTTCCCGGCGTTGGCATCTTGATCGTGATTGCAGTCATATTGTTGACTGGTCTACTGGCAATTAATTTTGCTGGTCAGTGGTGGTTAAAGGTCTGGGATAAGTTTGTTAATCGCATTCCGATTGTGCGCTCAATTTACTCAAGCGTTCAGCAAGTTTCATCCACTTTATTTTCTGGAAGCGGTCAAGCCTTTAGCAAGGCCCTGCTGATTCGTTACCCTCACGCTGATTCTTGGGCAATCGCTTTTCAAACGGGTGTACCCGCTAGAGAAGTGACTACTAAATTGGGCGAAGACTATGTCAATGTATTTTTGCCTACAACTCCTAACCCAACCTCTGGATTTTTCATGATCGTGCCACGTGCACAAACGATTGAATTGGAGATGAGTGTTGAGGAAGCATTGAAGCATATTGTTTCAATGGGCTCGGTACCACCCAATAGTTCTAGCGGTATGACTGCAACCCAGTCACCACACCATTTTTGA
- the pyrC gene encoding dihydroorotase, which yields MSNSPTHLELIQPDDWHLHIRDGEVMKDVLADTARQFARAIIMPNLKPPVTTVDLAKAYQSRIESNLKSLGITSFTPLMTLYLTDNTTAEEVKKAKAAGIVGFKLYPAGATTNSDAGVSDIKHCYKALEAMQAAGMPLLVHGEVTHAEIDIFDREAVFIDRVLAPLRKDFPELKIVFEHITTKQAAHYVRDAASGGNNAIAATITPQHLLMNRNAIFAGGIRPHNYCLPVLKREEHRLALLEAATSGNPRFFLGTDSAPHAKGAKEAACGCAGCYSAFNALGLYAEAFESVGKLHQLEGFASLFGPDFYSLPRNSKKITLSKTAQSIPAELPLGDTTIVPLRAGETIAWSLL from the coding sequence ATGTCCAATAGTCCTACACACCTCGAATTAATCCAACCAGATGACTGGCATCTGCATATTCGTGATGGCGAGGTCATGAAGGATGTATTGGCAGATACTGCGCGTCAGTTTGCGCGCGCCATCATCATGCCGAACTTAAAGCCCCCAGTGACCACTGTTGACTTGGCTAAGGCCTATCAATCTCGTATTGAATCCAATCTCAAGTCTTTAGGGATCACCAGCTTTACACCACTGATGACTTTGTATCTCACTGATAACACTACTGCGGAAGAAGTGAAGAAGGCTAAAGCGGCAGGGATTGTAGGATTTAAGTTGTACCCTGCAGGTGCCACCACGAATAGTGATGCTGGTGTCAGCGATATCAAGCACTGCTATAAAGCTTTGGAGGCGATGCAAGCTGCAGGCATGCCTCTCTTGGTGCATGGTGAAGTGACTCATGCTGAAATCGACATCTTTGATCGTGAAGCAGTATTTATAGATAGGGTGCTTGCGCCACTACGAAAAGATTTTCCTGAACTCAAGATTGTGTTTGAACACATTACCACCAAGCAAGCAGCGCACTACGTTCGTGATGCAGCGAGTGGTGGAAACAATGCGATTGCCGCTACGATTACTCCCCAACATTTACTCATGAATCGTAATGCGATTTTTGCTGGTGGTATTCGTCCACACAATTATTGCTTGCCAGTACTTAAACGTGAAGAGCACCGCCTTGCATTATTAGAAGCTGCTACTAGCGGCAACCCCCGTTTCTTTTTAGGTACCGATAGCGCACCGCATGCTAAGGGCGCTAAAGAAGCGGCCTGTGGTTGTGCTGGTTGCTATAGCGCATTCAATGCCTTGGGTTTATATGCTGAAGCGTTTGAAAGCGTTGGAAAATTACATCAGTTAGAAGGTTTTGCCAGTCTCTTTGGCCCTGATTTTTACTCTTTGCCCCGCAATAGTAAAAAAATTACTCTTTCTAAAACAGCACAAAGTATTCCCGCTGAATTGCCTTTAGGTGACACTACGATCGTTCCCTTACGTGCAGGCGAGACCATTGCTTGGTCACTGCTTTAA
- the nudB gene encoding dihydroneopterin triphosphate diphosphatase, whose protein sequence is MKIPISVLVLIYKSNRDVLLIERADRKGFWQSVTGSLDAPDENLELAATREVFEETGIAVNQLPEDALQNMHHQIEYEIYPEWRFRYGPGVTRNTEHWFALQVPDNIQIMLSPREHVAYEWLPFELAANKCFSPSNGDAILKWFSRK, encoded by the coding sequence TTGAAAATCCCTATCTCGGTTTTAGTTCTGATCTATAAATCGAATAGGGATGTTTTATTGATAGAGCGTGCTGATAGAAAAGGTTTCTGGCAGTCTGTCACGGGCAGTTTAGATGCTCCGGATGAAAATCTTGAATTAGCAGCTACCCGGGAGGTATTTGAAGAGACTGGTATCGCAGTCAACCAATTACCTGAGGATGCCCTTCAAAATATGCACCATCAGATTGAGTATGAGATCTATCCTGAGTGGCGCTTCCGTTACGGCCCTGGCGTTACAAGAAATACTGAGCATTGGTTTGCGCTACAGGTACCCGATAATATCCAAATCATGCTCTCTCCAAGAGAGCATGTGGCATATGAGTGGCTTCCCTTTGAGCTGGCTGCCAATAAATGTTTTTCTCCTAGTAACGGCGATGCGATTCTGAAATGGTTTTCTCGAAAATAG
- a CDS encoding SCP2 domain-containing protein: MNSHLTSTHTFAAGAACRGINHVLESEPWALAELAKHAGKTILLKLPLGDLGFEISSTGLLNPLEVVNDPSLSLEVSTKALGDLAATTGSLREQAFKAVKITGDADLAQLLGRLAGQLRWEYEEDLARLFGDAPANFAVRQGKKLVAASRSAAGDLLDNIVEYVSEERKVLLNKRDFMAHKAVLNDLRESVDRIEKRIQLLEQKVK; encoded by the coding sequence ATGAATAGCCATTTAACCTCTACCCATACTTTTGCCGCTGGCGCTGCATGCCGCGGGATTAATCATGTATTAGAAAGTGAGCCTTGGGCATTAGCTGAGTTAGCTAAGCATGCTGGGAAAACGATTCTGTTGAAATTACCTTTGGGAGATTTGGGTTTTGAGATTTCTTCGACGGGTTTACTAAATCCCCTGGAAGTGGTGAATGATCCTTCTTTAAGCCTAGAGGTTTCAACTAAAGCTCTTGGCGACCTGGCTGCAACTACTGGAAGTTTGCGTGAGCAAGCCTTCAAAGCAGTCAAAATTACCGGGGATGCTGACTTAGCTCAGTTATTGGGTCGTTTAGCCGGTCAGCTGCGCTGGGAGTACGAGGAAGATTTAGCGCGTCTGTTTGGGGATGCGCCTGCAAACTTTGCAGTTAGGCAGGGTAAGAAATTGGTTGCTGCTTCTCGTTCTGCCGCAGGTGATTTACTGGACAATATTGTCGAGTACGTGAGCGAAGAAAGAAAAGTACTTTTGAATAAACGAGACTTTATGGCCCATAAAGCCGTATTAAATGATTTGCGCGAATCGGTAGATCGGATCGAGAAGCGCATTCAACTACTAGAGCAGAAGGTGAAATAA
- a CDS encoding OsmC family protein, which yields MECRVSWLGNGGMAFSAETGSGHLVNMDGAPEAGGKNLAPRPMELLLAGAGGCSAFDVVLILQRARQAISACEVTLQAERATEDPKVFTKINLHFTVKGKDLDQAKVDRAVKLSHDKYCSATTMLAKTAELTYSVEVISE from the coding sequence ATGGAATGTCGAGTAAGTTGGTTGGGTAATGGTGGCATGGCTTTTTCAGCCGAAACCGGCAGCGGCCATTTAGTGAACATGGATGGGGCCCCAGAAGCGGGCGGCAAAAACCTAGCCCCACGGCCCATGGAGCTCCTATTAGCGGGAGCAGGGGGCTGCTCCGCATTTGATGTGGTTTTAATCCTACAAAGGGCTCGGCAAGCGATTAGCGCTTGCGAAGTCACCCTGCAGGCTGAAAGAGCTACCGAAGACCCTAAAGTTTTTACCAAGATCAATTTGCACTTCACGGTCAAAGGCAAGGATCTTGATCAAGCCAAGGTAGATCGCGCTGTCAAACTTTCTCATGACAAATACTGCTCTGCGACCACTATGCTGGCTAAAACAGCTGAACTGACTTACAGCGTCGAAGTCATTTCTGAATAA
- the ubiB gene encoding ubiquinone biosynthesis regulatory protein kinase UbiB — protein MRRLARLCFIFFTAWRYGLLPLLRDILKPGVSRGLLTVVCWTSPGASLPRGERIRLTLEALGPIFVKFGQVLSTRRDLLPEDIANELAKLQDQVPPFSNAESRRLIEEALGKPIEEVFISFDATPVASASVAQVHFGILRATEKHPEWDHKAVAIKVLRPGILPVIEGDLALMYDLAKVIEKSSEDGRRLKPRENVAEFDTYLHDELDLMREAANASQIRRHFVDSKKLMIPEMYWDLCYTNVIVMERMYGISIGRTAELRAAGVDFKKLAADGVEIFFTQVFEDGFFHADMHPGNIMISLEPETFGRFISLDFGIVGALSESDKNYLALNFLAFFNRDYRRVAELHIESGWVPANTRVEELEGAVRSVCEPYFDRPLKEISLGIVLMRLFQTSRRFKVEIQPQLTLLQKTLLNVEGLARQLDPDLDLWKTAKPILEKWISKQLGWRGLIDSLKDEAPAWAKILPTLPRLIADALTQANHQAKDQTGELEVLKALLLEERRTRRLVVGALLFAGGFLAGILIISLGIY, from the coding sequence GTGCGCCGCTTAGCTCGTCTCTGTTTTATATTCTTTACAGCCTGGCGTTATGGCTTATTGCCACTCTTGCGCGATATCCTCAAGCCTGGAGTGAGCAGGGGCCTATTAACAGTCGTCTGCTGGACTTCGCCCGGCGCCAGCTTGCCTAGGGGTGAGCGGATTCGTTTAACGCTTGAGGCACTAGGGCCAATCTTTGTTAAGTTTGGTCAGGTACTGTCAACACGACGCGATTTATTGCCAGAAGATATTGCTAATGAATTAGCGAAGCTACAAGATCAAGTGCCTCCATTCTCAAATGCAGAGTCACGTCGTTTAATCGAAGAAGCTCTTGGCAAACCTATTGAAGAAGTCTTTATCAGTTTTGATGCCACACCGGTAGCAAGCGCATCAGTGGCTCAGGTGCACTTCGGAATCTTGCGTGCAACTGAGAAGCATCCGGAGTGGGATCACAAAGCAGTCGCGATTAAAGTCTTGCGCCCTGGGATACTGCCGGTGATTGAGGGCGATTTGGCTTTAATGTATGACTTAGCCAAAGTCATTGAAAAGAGTTCTGAGGATGGACGCCGTTTAAAGCCGCGTGAGAATGTAGCTGAATTCGATACCTATTTACACGATGAGTTAGATCTCATGCGTGAGGCGGCGAATGCAAGTCAGATCCGTCGACATTTTGTAGATTCCAAAAAGTTGATGATTCCTGAAATGTATTGGGATCTCTGTTACACCAATGTGATTGTCATGGAAAGAATGTATGGCATTTCTATTGGGCGGACAGCCGAGCTACGTGCTGCTGGCGTTGATTTCAAAAAATTAGCGGCTGATGGTGTAGAAATATTCTTTACCCAAGTGTTTGAAGATGGTTTTTTCCATGCAGATATGCATCCCGGAAATATCATGATCAGCTTAGAGCCAGAAACCTTTGGCCGATTTATTTCTTTAGACTTTGGCATCGTGGGCGCTTTAAGTGAGTCTGATAAGAATTATTTAGCACTCAATTTCTTAGCGTTCTTTAATCGTGATTACCGCCGTGTAGCGGAGCTGCACATTGAGTCAGGATGGGTGCCAGCAAATACCAGGGTAGAGGAATTAGAAGGGGCTGTGCGCTCTGTATGTGAGCCTTACTTTGATCGTCCGCTAAAAGAAATTTCCCTGGGCATTGTCTTGATGCGACTCTTTCAGACCTCGCGTCGCTTTAAAGTAGAGATTCAGCCGCAACTCACTTTATTGCAAAAGACCTTGTTAAATGTCGAAGGACTTGCACGTCAGCTAGATCCCGATTTGGATTTATGGAAAACCGCCAAACCGATCCTCGAAAAATGGATTAGTAAACAGTTGGGTTGGCGTGGGTTAATCGATTCCCTAAAAGATGAGGCTCCTGCCTGGGCCAAGATCTTGCCGACTTTGCCTCGTCTAATTGCGGATGCTCTAACTCAGGCCAATCATCAAGCAAAAGATCAAACTGGTGAGTTGGAGGTCTTAAAGGCGCTTTTGCTTGAAGAACGGCGTACCCGTCGCTTGGTCGTGGGCGCTTTGCTCTTTGCTGGTGGATTTTTGGCCGGAATTTTGATCATTAGCCTAGGTATTTATTAG
- the ubiE gene encoding bifunctional demethylmenaquinone methyltransferase/2-methoxy-6-polyprenyl-1,4-benzoquinol methylase UbiE — translation MSKTHFGYQSVDEAEKASKVAEVFHSVASKYDVMNDLMSFGLHRVWKKITIARANVRPGQKILDIAGGTGDLAAAFAKAADWVHNPDAQVWLSDINASMLGVGRDRLLDRGMALPCVQFDAEKIPFPANHFDVVTVAFGLRNMTHKDVALGEMCRVIKPGGRVLVLEFSKPDDFLQPVYDAYSFKVLPWLGEKIAQDSESYRYLAESIRMHPDAETLKEIMLSVGFDEVETHRMTGGIVALHIGIKY, via the coding sequence ATGAGTAAAACCCACTTCGGCTATCAAAGCGTCGATGAGGCAGAAAAAGCGAGCAAGGTTGCTGAGGTCTTTCACTCAGTTGCCAGTAAATATGATGTGATGAATGACTTAATGTCATTTGGTTTGCACCGCGTTTGGAAAAAAATTACCATTGCACGCGCCAATGTTAGGCCTGGACAAAAGATTTTAGATATTGCGGGCGGCACTGGCGATCTTGCTGCTGCTTTCGCGAAAGCGGCTGATTGGGTGCACAACCCTGATGCGCAAGTATGGTTGAGTGATATCAATGCTTCTATGTTGGGGGTTGGTCGTGACCGCTTGTTAGACCGAGGCATGGCTCTGCCTTGTGTTCAATTTGATGCCGAAAAAATCCCTTTTCCAGCGAACCATTTTGATGTTGTGACTGTTGCATTTGGTTTGCGTAATATGACCCATAAAGATGTGGCCCTGGGGGAGATGTGTCGCGTCATCAAGCCAGGTGGGCGCGTTCTAGTTTTGGAGTTTTCTAAGCCTGATGACTTCTTGCAGCCCGTGTATGACGCATATTCATTTAAGGTATTGCCGTGGTTAGGCGAGAAGATTGCGCAAGACTCAGAAAGTTATCGATACTTGGCGGAATCTATTCGTATGCATCCTGATGCAGAGACTTTGAAAGAAATCATGTTGAGTGTTGGTTTTGATGAAGTAGAAACCCATAGAATGACTGGGGGCATCGTTGCCTTACATATTGGTATTAAATACTGA
- the aspS gene encoding aspartate--tRNA ligase — MSMRSHTCGQVTDSLIGKEVTLSGWVNRRRDHGGVIFIDLRDREGFVQVVCDPDRPEMFALAEQVRSEYCIQIKGLVRARPAGTENTDLVSGKVEILCHSLVILNASVTPPFQIDDENLSETTRLTHRVLDLRRPQMQKNLRLRYNVAMECRRYLDDAGFIDIETPMLTKSTPEGARDYLVPSRVHDGQFFALPQSPQLFKQLLMVAGFDRYYQITKCFRDEDLRADRQPEFTQIDCETAFLSELEIRELFENMIRHIFKKTMNVELPNPFPTMPYSEGMARFGSDKPDLRVNFEFTELTDLMKDVDFKVFSGAANQEGGRVVGLCVPGGAEISRSEIDDYTQFVSIYGAKGLAWIKVNSVAEGRNGLQSPIVKNLHDAAIEGILKRTGAKDGDIIFFGADKEKVVNDAIGNLRLRIGLSTWGKEHGLFTEGWKPLWVVDFPMFDYDEGEARWVACHHPFTSPKDEHMQYLESDPGKCLAKAYDMVLNGSEIGGGSVRIHQEAVQSQVFRALKIGPEEAQAKFGFLLDALQYGAPPHGGIAFGLDRIVTMMTGAESIRDVIAFPKTQRAQCLLTQAPSPVDERQLRELHIRLRQAAPAA; from the coding sequence ATGTCGATGCGAAGCCATACCTGCGGTCAGGTAACCGATTCACTGATAGGAAAAGAAGTTACCCTTTCTGGATGGGTTAATCGCCGTCGTGATCATGGGGGCGTGATCTTTATTGACTTACGTGACCGCGAAGGCTTTGTTCAAGTGGTTTGCGATCCAGATCGTCCAGAGATGTTTGCGCTCGCTGAACAAGTAAGAAGTGAATACTGTATCCAGATTAAAGGCCTTGTACGTGCACGTCCTGCAGGCACTGAAAACACAGATTTAGTGAGTGGAAAAGTAGAAATACTTTGCCATAGCTTGGTTATCTTAAATGCTTCTGTGACTCCACCATTTCAGATTGATGATGAGAATCTATCCGAGACTACGCGCTTGACTCACCGTGTCTTAGATTTACGTCGTCCACAAATGCAAAAGAATTTGCGTTTGCGTTACAACGTTGCCATGGAGTGCCGCCGCTATTTAGATGATGCCGGCTTCATTGATATTGAAACGCCAATGTTGACCAAAAGCACACCAGAGGGCGCGCGCGATTATTTGGTTCCCTCACGCGTGCATGATGGTCAGTTCTTTGCATTGCCGCAATCTCCACAACTCTTTAAGCAACTGTTAATGGTGGCAGGTTTCGATCGCTACTATCAAATCACTAAATGCTTCCGAGATGAAGATTTACGTGCAGATCGTCAACCTGAATTTACGCAGATCGACTGTGAAACTGCTTTTTTAAGTGAATTAGAAATTCGTGAGCTGTTTGAAAACATGATCCGCCATATTTTCAAGAAAACCATGAATGTCGAGTTGCCCAATCCATTTCCAACTATGCCTTACTCTGAAGGTATGGCGCGCTTTGGCTCTGATAAGCCCGATTTGCGTGTGAACTTTGAGTTCACTGAATTAACGGATTTGATGAAGGATGTAGATTTCAAGGTGTTTTCAGGCGCTGCCAATCAAGAAGGTGGCCGCGTAGTAGGTTTGTGCGTGCCAGGCGGCGCAGAGATTAGTCGTAGTGAAATCGACGACTACACTCAGTTTGTCAGCATCTACGGCGCTAAGGGTTTAGCTTGGATCAAGGTGAATTCCGTTGCTGAAGGTCGCAATGGATTGCAATCTCCGATCGTTAAGAATTTGCATGATGCAGCAATTGAAGGCATCTTGAAGCGCACGGGTGCAAAAGATGGCGACATCATTTTCTTTGGCGCTGATAAAGAAAAAGTTGTGAACGATGCGATTGGCAATTTACGTTTGCGCATCGGCCTTTCTACTTGGGGTAAAGAGCATGGACTCTTTACTGAAGGCTGGAAGCCATTATGGGTAGTTGACTTCCCGATGTTTGATTACGATGAAGGTGAGGCGCGTTGGGTAGCTTGCCATCATCCGTTTACCAGCCCTAAAGATGAGCATATGCAGTATCTGGAATCTGATCCAGGAAAATGTTTGGCTAAAGCCTATGACATGGTTTTAAACGGTAGCGAGATCGGCGGTGGCTCTGTACGTATTCACCAAGAAGCGGTACAAAGCCAAGTTTTCCGTGCTTTGAAGATCGGCCCTGAAGAAGCGCAAGCGAAGTTTGGATTCTTGCTAGATGCTCTTCAGTATGGCGCACCTCCACACGGCGGCATTGCATTTGGTTTGGATCGCATCGTCACGATGATGACTGGTGCTGAATCAATTCGTGATGTGATTGCCTTCCCTAAAACACAACGTGCACAATGTTTGTTAACTCAGGCTCCTAGCCCAGTAGATGAGCGTCAGTTGCGCGAGCTGCATATTCGTTTGCGTCAGGCTGCGCCTGCGGCATAA
- a CDS encoding gamma-butyrobetaine hydroxylase-like domain-containing protein: MIPSNIVVHQQSKVLELSYEGGPTYRLPFELLRVVSPSAEVQGHGPGQETLQTGKREVLISSLEPVGHYALKPTFSDGHDSGLYSWEYLYFLCENQEQVWQEYLAKLAAAGLDRDAPMTQAGHSCGSH, encoded by the coding sequence ATGATTCCAAGCAATATCGTTGTTCATCAACAATCTAAGGTGCTAGAGCTTTCTTACGAAGGTGGCCCTACATATCGTTTGCCATTTGAGTTGCTCAGAGTGGTTTCACCATCGGCTGAGGTGCAGGGTCATGGTCCAGGTCAAGAGACCTTGCAAACGGGTAAACGTGAGGTATTGATTTCTAGTCTTGAGCCTGTGGGGCATTACGCGTTGAAGCCCACCTTCTCTGATGGGCATGATTCTGGTTTGTATTCTTGGGAATATTTATATTTCTTATGTGAAAACCAAGAACAAGTCTGGCAAGAATATTTAGCCAAATTGGCAGCAGCAGGTCTTGATCGTGATGCGCCGATGACGCAAGCTGGCCATTCTTGTGGGAGTCACTAA